A window of Nitrospirota bacterium contains these coding sequences:
- a CDS encoding GGDEF domain-containing protein, translating to MGAKSIAGLGSIILLDIDYFKHYNDTHGHQGGDEVLRMMAEVIKKEVRHSDTVARYGGEEFVVISVETDKDTVVQLAERIRKGVEKSPFPLKETQPGGNLTVSLGVASFRDDANTVQGLIKEADDALYGAKESGRNRVWFKKSLQNK from the coding sequence GTGGGTGCGAAGTCTATCGCTGGTCTTGGGTCGATCATCCTGTTAGACATCGATTATTTTAAACATTACAATGACACCCACGGGCACCAGGGAGGGGATGAAGTTTTGAGAATGATGGCCGAAGTGATCAAAAAAGAGGTAAGACATTCCGATACGGTGGCCAGATATGGTGGAGAAGAGTTTGTCGTCATCTCTGTGGAAACGGATAAAGACACAGTTGTTCAGCTTGCGGAAAGGATTAGAAAGGGTGTTGAGAAATCTCCATTCCCCTTAAAGGAGACCCAACCTGGAGGAAACTTGACCGTCAGTCTAGGCGTAGCCTCATTCAGGGATGACGCTAACACCGTCCAAGGGCTTATTAAAGAGGCGGATGACGCGCTATATGGAGCAAAGGAGAGCGGCAGAAACCGGGTGTGGTTTAAAAAATCCTTGCAGAATAAATAG